cgcgttaaaattcttaaacttagcttttaaaaacaaaacgatcttCTTTCTCAAAACGATAGTGCACAAATGACTTACCCCACCGCATCCCCGTGGGctttgggggaggggggggttgTCCGATAAGGGGAGATAAAGACGGCAATTATTAGCACATTAGCAATCAGCGCACTTCAAACAACAGCTTCAATCAAAAACCCGCACGCACGCATATCTTTTATCACGATGTTGCTGGATGATCCGGATCGTATCCAATATCCTTTGTCGACGGGTCTATCTCTCTCTGTGGTGCACAGCTGTACACGCCCTAGTgtacaaaagaacaaaaaaaagtgtggaACAAAAGAAGAGATCGTGTCTCGCACGTGCGCTCATATTTGTGAGGTGAACTTTTGGATCTGCCGGCGTGGAAGATCACCAAACACTGCCTCACCATGTACGCTTTTGGCGAGCGCTTTGATGCTGGCCGCAATATCAACCGTATCTTCGGCCATCtggaaagaaggaaacaattCCATAACGCATTTTGTCCCTTAGTTGTCGTCGCCCATTACATACCTCATCGAGATCATCTTCGTTCGCCCGGAACGGGGCCATCTTTTTCGGCATCGAAATCGGAAGACTTTTCGCGATCGAGCTGGTCTGCCGTCCGTACTGATGGCGCGGTATGACTATGCCACCCTCCGATCGATTGTTGTTATCGGGTAAATCTGGGGGagatcgagagagagaaaaaggaggaagaataattaaattggGGACCATGCCACATTACGAAATACACGCTAACTGATGAGGCAAAATGCCAATTACGGAAACGATTCTGGAATCGATTTCGGAACCAATTCCGGAACCGGATCCAGAACCAATACTGGAATCGATTCCAGAAccatttccaaaaataattcGGGATCGACTCGAAACTAATCCAAGAATAGATTGCGATTAGTGCAACCGATTCCGTTGCTTCGAACTGACTCCGATTCCGGATCAAATTCCGGATGCAATTTCAAACCTGCTATCCAGAGAATCTTGAATCTTTGAAGTGCtccggaatcgattccgacCAAAAAAGAATTTTGCCCCATCGCTAATACACCCCCGCGCCTTACCATCGTAATCCGATTGCTCCTCGTCAGTAATATCATCCGGTGGTGGCGTTTTGTCATTCTCCATGCCATCGATGTCGAACAGACAGTCCGAGTCGAACATCgtctgatgctgctgctgttgtggccGCTGTTGGATGGTGCTGCTAAATCTATGTGTAGCCCCCGCTAGGTTGCCAACACTGCCGGCAAGCCCTGGTACCGTGGTGGCAGCTCCCAGGGTATTGCCGTGATTGGCAAAGAGATTTGTACTCATGGAATGTTGCTGCTGAGTTGGTGGTTTGCTAATGGCACCTTGGTTGCTGTTCGTAGTATTATTGTTAATCGTATTGGCGGCACTGTTGCTAAGCTTCGCCGGCTTGAAACCGTCCATAGCTGAACTCGGCTGCTCCGGACTAACCGACGACGTACCGTTGTTCCCGTTCACAATTGACGGTGGACTGTTACCGGTCGACATCGGCATACATTCTGGAGTCGGTGGTGGCGTTTCCAGCTGGCTGCCGGCAACATCCGCGGCCACCGGTGTTGTGCCCAAGCTCGTTAGCAGCGGCTGAAGCGCTTTCTCCGTCATCGTCGACGGACTGGTGGCGGTGGCCGTGGCCCCCTGCTCGCCACTTTTATTACTATCTACTAGTTCAGGTACGAATGTTTGCGCCAGGAACAGATAATCCTGCTCGGCCCGATCGCGCACATTGCTCAGCTGCTCGTTTAGCTCCTGCGTGAAGCGTGCGATCCGCTCGTTGGCCGCCTGTGTTTCGGCACGCATGAACGCGCGCAACGATTCGAGCAGCTCGTTCCGATCGTTCGTACTGTCGAGTGTGTTGGCCGCGGCCGTAAACAGGCTGCGGTACTGGTCCTTTCGGTAGAAACCGCGAAAATTGGCCGCTCGCCCATCGAGCACGATCCTGTAGGCGGGTGAATAGTTTTCCTGCGCCTTGCGCCGGTTAATCTCCTCGGCGGTGACCTGATAAGAGGGGGAGAGGGAGATTAAGAGATCGGATTGTATGGTAATATCGTATGTGGTCGTCTTACCGCAAGTGTTCCATTGATCAGGATGACCGACGGGTTGGAACTGTTGCGGGCGAAGGCAACACAGCCACAGTTCAGGCATTTGTTCACGTTCCAGCCTTCGCACGGGATTGTCTTCAGCATCATTATCAGTTGCATGGTCACGCTTGCATCTTGCAGGGGTCCAACAGACTGGAAGATAGGAATTGAAAGAAAGACAGTTAAGAATTTATAGAATAATTCATAAGGATCTcataagaattttttttgacTGTTTAATTAGGGGCATAATTCAATCATCCTCTCCGATAAGATCCTGTctcgaatactcttctgcagacttgcaccccttgctacagatttcgatGGCAACACCTGTTCATTCGATCGATAGATCTGACAAAACACTATAGAACAAATAAAGGAATCCCTGGAAAGCTTGTAAGGCTGTTGAGGGCCACTAAGGACGGCCAGCGCAAGGTGAGAGCGTCGAATATGCTATTGGAATCATTCAAATCACACCGGGGACAAGCTGACGATTTTAACTCGAtttctccaattccttggacATTGGACTTTGACTACATGATCAGACGGACATCTACGGCGGTGCGgaaggcgtacacccgactaaAACGAGAGGCCAATAGGAGTTGGATTTAAAATCAATGGGACGAAGGCAAagtacctgcttgccggaggcctgaccgtgatagagcccgactcggaagcagagtattgTCGGTGACGatcttgaggtggtagagaagttctgctaccttggtacgatcgtagctTCGTACAGCACGGGCTCCACAAACTCCAGtaatccagaagacttcagcAACACACTGTATGCAGGATATAGGGG
This genomic window from Anopheles maculipalpis chromosome 2RL, idAnoMacuDA_375_x, whole genome shotgun sequence contains:
- the LOC126568118 gene encoding uncharacterized protein LOC126568118; this encodes MFTCQCLNVSIAVNEESTAATDPGPVTLKLETSLPRPPADVIARLAEGKSRELASFFQESVGPLQDASVTMQLIMMLKTIPCEGWNVNKCLNCGCVAFARNSSNPSVILINGTLAVTAEEINRRKAQENYSPAYRIVLDGRAANFRGFYRKDQYRSLFTAAANTLDSTNDRNELLESLRAFMRAETQAANERIARFTQELNEQLSNVRDRAEQDYLFLAQTFVPELVDSNKSGEQGATATATSPSTMTEKALQPLLTSLGTTPVAADVAGSQLETPPPTPECMPMSTGNSPPSIVNGNNGTSSVSPEQPSSAMDGFKPAKLSNSAANTINNNTTNSNQGAISKPPTQQQHSMSTNLFANHGNTLGAATTVPGLAGSVGNLAGATHRFSSTIQQRPQQQQHQTMFDSDCLFDIDGMENDKTPPPDDITDEEQSDYDDLPDNNNRSEGGIVIPRHQYGRQTSSIAKSLPISMPKKMAPFRANEDDLDEMAEDTVDIAASIKALAKSVHGEAVFGDLPRRQIQKFTSQI